In Actinomycetota bacterium, a genomic segment contains:
- a CDS encoding pyridoxamine 5'-phosphate oxidase family protein produces the protein MPPAELKEQRRSRSIAMTPEERDEFLESERVCRVASVGSDGAPHVTPLWFIWDGTHLWLNSIVRSQRWADLQSQPRTAVVIDGGVEFVDLHGVEIEGSTEVVGDVPRTAEPNEELAPIELAFARKYARSDVFYPDGRHAWLRVVPSKISSWDFRKNQALRSPR, from the coding sequence ATGCCGCCGGCCGAACTGAAAGAGCAGCGTCGCAGTCGAAGCATTGCGATGACACCAGAAGAGCGAGACGAGTTCCTGGAGTCTGAGCGTGTGTGTCGGGTGGCCTCAGTGGGTAGCGACGGCGCTCCGCACGTGACTCCCTTGTGGTTCATCTGGGATGGTACGCACCTGTGGCTCAACTCCATTGTGCGAAGTCAGCGATGGGCGGACTTGCAGAGTCAACCCCGCACCGCTGTGGTCATCGACGGTGGAGTCGAGTTCGTTGATCTGCACGGGGTTGAAATTGAAGGCTCAACCGAGGTTGTTGGTGACGTGCCGCGCACTGCTGAACCCAATGAGGAGTTGGCCCCGATCGAATTGGCGTTCGCACGCAAGTACGCCCGCAGTGATGTGTTCTATCCGGACGGTCGCCACGCCTGGTTACGGGTGGTGCCCAGCAAGATCAGCAGTTGGGATTTCAGGAAGAATCAGGCTTTGCGGAGCCCTCGCTGA
- a CDS encoding TetR family transcriptional regulator, translating into MKPNSRDVVLDAARRLFAERGYPSVTIRQIAAESGLSASMVMKVGGSKAKLYEDAAPTMPPPFDPSIPHSRVGEAWAQRVLDRRQSGAAEPWVQAVFRTADAPDPQAEREEFRAWALEHVTPLIAPGDELESRVELLACLVIGLAIGLRTQRLLADTEDEWIVRNYGRLIQIVSEGSAKPDSS; encoded by the coding sequence GTGAAGCCCAACTCGCGTGACGTAGTACTCGATGCTGCTCGACGGCTCTTCGCCGAACGTGGTTATCCATCAGTCACCATCCGACAGATTGCGGCTGAATCCGGTCTGTCTGCGTCGATGGTGATGAAGGTCGGTGGAAGCAAGGCCAAGCTCTATGAAGACGCCGCCCCAACCATGCCACCACCATTTGACCCGAGCATTCCGCATTCACGGGTGGGAGAGGCCTGGGCCCAACGAGTGCTGGATCGACGTCAGTCCGGCGCAGCTGAGCCATGGGTGCAGGCGGTCTTCCGCACGGCAGATGCCCCTGACCCACAGGCCGAGAGAGAGGAGTTTCGGGCCTGGGCCCTAGAGCACGTCACTCCACTGATTGCGCCCGGCGACGAGTTGGAATCGCGCGTCGAACTCCTCGCTTGCCTGGTCATCGGCCTGGCGATCGGCCTGCGCACTCAACGGCTCCTGGCGGACACCGAGGATGAATGGATAGTGCGCAACTACGGGCGACTCATCCAGATCGTCAGCGAGGGCTCCGCAAAGCCTGATTCTTCCTGA
- a CDS encoding enoyl-CoA hydratase-related protein has protein sequence MVSNVTARHEQRGHILVITIDRPEKRNAINNEITEAIDLALNELDDNPNLWAGVITGTPSMFSAGTDMSSRDGRSTQRGGEYGLIRRQRVKPLIAAVEGNALGGGFEIALACDLIVASTTARFALPEVQRGVIATSGALFRAMRALPINVAREMLIAGTVLDAERAHQLGLVCQVTEPEQACQAAVDLAERICAASPHSVQQTLKAINAQLAQDDALGWEATRIAVEAILQSEDMAEGLAAFFEKRPPQWKGR, from the coding sequence ATGGTTTCGAATGTGACCGCCCGACATGAGCAGCGTGGACACATTTTGGTTATCACCATCGATCGCCCTGAGAAGCGCAATGCGATCAACAATGAAATCACCGAGGCCATCGATCTGGCGCTGAACGAGCTCGATGACAATCCGAATCTTTGGGCGGGTGTCATTACTGGCACGCCGTCAATGTTCTCCGCTGGAACAGACATGAGCTCGCGTGACGGCCGATCAACGCAGCGCGGCGGCGAGTATGGCCTCATTCGCCGCCAGCGTGTCAAACCACTGATTGCAGCGGTCGAAGGCAATGCACTCGGCGGCGGTTTCGAGATTGCCTTGGCCTGTGACCTGATTGTTGCCTCAACCACCGCGCGATTCGCGCTACCTGAAGTGCAAAGAGGAGTCATTGCGACGTCTGGTGCGCTGTTCCGGGCGATGAGAGCCCTGCCCATCAATGTTGCCCGCGAGATGTTGATCGCTGGAACGGTGCTCGATGCGGAGCGCGCCCACCAATTGGGACTGGTCTGTCAGGTCACTGAACCAGAGCAAGCATGCCAAGCCGCTGTCGATCTGGCCGAGCGCATCTGTGCCGCTTCGCCGCACTCGGTGCAGCAGACGCTGAAGGCCATCAATGCTCAATTGGCGCAGGACGATGCGCTTGGTTGGGAGGCGACACGCATTGCAGTTGAGGCTATTCTCCAATCCGAAGATATGGCCGAAGGCCTCGCGGCATTCTTCGAGAAGCGTCCGCCTCAATGGAAGGGTCGTTGA